A window of the Henckelia pumila isolate YLH828 chromosome 3, ASM3356847v2, whole genome shotgun sequence genome harbors these coding sequences:
- the LOC140887060 gene encoding arogenate dehydrogenase 2, chloroplastic-like, which translates to MISISSVNRTAAAVNSAALPSLQPLRRQQLLFLPPPQSHHSRRCLTVRAIDATQPYDHESQPNHRSTQSTKLRIAIVGFGNFGQFLAKNFIRQGNTVYAFSRSDYSSIAQSMGAVYFSDVHDLCENHPDVILMCTSILSTEQVLKSLPLQRLRRNTLFVDVLSVKEFPKNIFLQVLPTHFDILCTHPMFGPESGKHGWQNLPFVYDKVRIGDEDCRLKRVDDFLDIFKKEGCRMVEMSCSEHDTHAAGSQFITHTMGRILEKLGLKETPINTRGYESLLNLVANTTSDSFDLYNGLFMYNKNAMEQLEKLGLAFEEVKKDLFGHSHRVLREQLFGTETES; encoded by the coding sequence atgatttCCATTTCCTCAGTCAACCGTACCGCCGCCGCGGTCAATTCCGCCGCCCTACCCTCCCTTCAACCCCTACGCCGCCAACAACTACTGTTCTTGCCGCCTCCGCAGAGCCACCATTCTCGCCGCTGCCTTACAGTCAGAGCGATCGATGCTACCCAGCCATACGATCACGAATCCCAACCCAACCACCGCTCGACCCAATCAACCAAGCTCAGAATCGCCATCGTCGGCTTCGGAAACTTCGGCCAATTCCTGGCGAAGAATTTCATTCGCCAAGGGAACACGGTCTACGCCTTTTCTCGATCCGATTACTCCTCGATCGCCCAATCGATGGGAGCGGTTTACTTCTCCGACGTGCACGACCTCTGCGAGAATCACCCTGACGTGATACTCATGTGCACCTCCATACTCTCGACCGAACAAGTGCTCAAATCGTTGCCCCTGCAGCGGCTTCGTAGGAACACCCTGTTCGTAGATGTTTTGTCTGTGAAAGAATTTCCCAAGAACATTTTCCTCCAGGTTCTTCCCACCCACTTCGATATACTCTGCACACACCCCATGTTTGGCCCCGAAAGTGGGAAACACGGCTGGCAGAATCTGCCATTCGTGTACGACAAAGTGAGAATTGGGGACGAAGATTGTAGATTAAAGAGGGTGGATGATTTCTTGGATATATTCAAGAAAGAAGGTTGCAGAATGGTGGAGATGTCTTGCTCGGAGCACGATACGCACGCGGCGGGATCGCAATTTATTACTCATACAATGGGGAGGATTCTTGAAAAGTTGGGGCTGAAAGAGACTCCGATTAACACCAGAGGCTACGAATCGTTGTTGAATTTGGTGGCAAATACTACGAGTGATAGTTTTGATTTGTACAATGGGTTGTTTATGTACAACAAGAATGCAATGGAACAGTTGGAGAAATTGGGTTTGGCTTTTGAGGAAGTGAAGAAAGACTTGTTTGGGCACAGTCATCGAGTCCTGAGGGAGCAGTTGTTTGGGACTGAAACCGAGTCCTAA